A genomic stretch from Caballeronia sp. LZ062 includes:
- a CDS encoding response regulator, translated as MWTNRSIDVDLPCWRILVVDDNASSAEALAAALTADGFETRIALSGVDALHAVDGWVPHIVILDISMPEHDGFATARVLRRIARTRDAGIIAFTALGEELVRTKGLHAGFDAYCQKGNSPATLVHLMQRLVH; from the coding sequence TTGTGGACCAATCGCAGTATCGACGTCGATCTTCCGTGCTGGCGCATTCTCGTCGTCGATGACAACGCCTCCAGCGCCGAGGCCCTTGCCGCCGCCCTTACCGCAGACGGCTTCGAAACGCGGATCGCCCTGTCGGGCGTCGATGCGCTCCATGCGGTCGACGGCTGGGTGCCGCACATCGTCATTCTCGATATCAGCATGCCGGAACACGACGGCTTCGCGACCGCGCGCGTTTTGCGGCGCATCGCCCGGACGCGTGACGCGGGAATCATCGCGTTCACCGCGCTCGGCGAAGAACTCGTGCGCACCAAGGGTCTGCACGCCGGCTTCGACGCCTACTGCCAAAAAGGCAATTCACCCGCGACGCTGGTTCACCTGATGCAGCGGCTCGTTCACTGA
- a CDS encoding chemotaxis protein, giving the protein MSTSQQDIEQRVRLAGNNMFELLLFKLGEAPDSEQRELYGINVFKVREILAMPTITAVAGSSDEILGVADIRGQIIPVIDLARMTGCRPKNGPKILLVTEFARTTQGFAVEEVDDIVRLEWNQVLSAESHSSGRTVTSFARLDGNVDGSRLAQVLDVERIVRDVLPGQESDITEARTGRLQLKPGARVLAADDSGVARALIEQSLTAMGVPFVMTKTGQEAWDVLEAALRKAQKHGTEVSDEIALVLTDLEMPEMDGFTLTRRIKADSGLQHIPVVIHSSLSGSANEQHVRKVGANAYVSKFEASELASVMRGAIVNA; this is encoded by the coding sequence GTGAGCACTTCACAACAGGATATCGAGCAGCGCGTGCGGCTCGCGGGCAACAACATGTTCGAGTTGCTCCTCTTCAAGCTGGGCGAGGCGCCCGACTCGGAGCAGCGCGAGCTTTACGGCATCAACGTCTTCAAGGTGCGCGAGATTCTCGCGATGCCGACGATTACCGCCGTCGCCGGTTCCAGCGATGAAATCCTCGGCGTCGCGGACATTCGCGGGCAGATCATTCCGGTGATCGACCTCGCGCGCATGACCGGCTGCCGCCCGAAAAATGGACCGAAAATTCTGCTCGTGACCGAGTTCGCGCGCACGACGCAGGGTTTCGCGGTCGAGGAAGTGGACGATATCGTGCGGCTGGAGTGGAATCAGGTGTTGTCGGCGGAATCGCATTCGAGCGGACGCACGGTGACGAGCTTCGCGCGCCTCGACGGCAACGTGGACGGATCGCGGCTCGCACAGGTGCTGGATGTCGAGCGCATCGTGCGGGACGTGCTGCCGGGACAGGAATCCGACATCACGGAGGCGCGCACGGGCCGCTTGCAACTGAAGCCCGGCGCACGCGTGCTGGCAGCGGACGACTCTGGCGTCGCGCGGGCGCTGATCGAGCAGAGCCTGACCGCGATGGGCGTGCCGTTCGTCATGACGAAGACCGGCCAGGAAGCGTGGGACGTGCTGGAAGCGGCACTGCGCAAGGCGCAGAAGCACGGCACGGAAGTCTCCGACGAGATCGCGCTGGTGCTCACCGACCTCGAAATGCCCGAGATGGACGGCTTCACGCTCACGCGCCGCATCAAGGCCGACAGCGGCTTGCAGCATATTCCGGTGGTGATTCACTCGTCGCTGTCGGGATCGGCCAACGAGCAGCACGTGCGCAAGGTCGGCGCGAACGCGTATGTGTCGAAGTTCGAGGCGTCCGAACTCGCGAGCGTGATGCGCGGCGCGATCGTCAATGCCTGA
- a CDS encoding CBS domain-containing protein — protein MATVAKVLSSKPEQTVYTIADTAPVFDAIKLMADKHIGAVIVTHGDEIVGIMTERDYARKVVLMDRSSKDTPVRDIMTSHVRYVRPDQTTDDCMALMTDKRMRHLPVIDNGKLVGMISIGDLVKNIISEQQFTIQQLEYYIRGEHT, from the coding sequence ATGGCAACAGTCGCAAAGGTTCTGAGCTCGAAACCCGAACAGACGGTCTATACGATCGCGGACACGGCGCCGGTCTTCGACGCCATCAAGCTGATGGCCGACAAGCACATCGGCGCAGTAATCGTCACGCACGGCGACGAAATCGTCGGCATCATGACCGAGCGCGACTACGCGCGCAAAGTCGTGCTGATGGACCGCTCGTCGAAGGACACGCCGGTGCGCGACATCATGACGTCGCACGTGCGCTACGTGCGGCCCGACCAGACCACGGACGACTGCATGGCGCTCATGACCGACAAGCGCATGCGCCATTTGCCGGTCATCGACAACGGCAAGCTCGTCGGCATGATCTCTATCGGCGATCTGGTGAAGAACATCATCTCGGAACAGCAGTTCACCATTCAGCAGCTCGAGTACTACATTCGCGGCGAGCACACGTAA
- a CDS encoding diacylglycerol kinase family protein, whose product MTVSAPLADASAAASALAPDAPFFIVMNAGSGRRQADETRAALAREFQAAGRRFDLRVVDNPRRLSAAAREAAGQARAQGGVLVGAGGDGTLCTVAEAALDAGVPFGVLPRGTFNYFSRDHGIPADLDESTKLLLDARAYPVQVGYVNERMFIVNASLGLYPKLLEDREAYKRQFGRSRLVALGSALFTLLRRHRHLRLHIEHEGRTREVRSSTLFVGNNRLQLEQVGMAEARAVEQGLLVAMAPRPVGRLAHLLLSLRGAAGRLADSDHVESFTFDRITVTRPSRQSRGSRSTARRRVKVATDGEIAWLDMPLEFRVSDRPLLLLKPEPAVAEANRS is encoded by the coding sequence ATGACCGTGTCCGCACCTTTGGCCGATGCGTCGGCCGCCGCCAGCGCGCTCGCGCCCGACGCGCCGTTTTTCATCGTGATGAATGCCGGATCGGGCCGCAGACAGGCAGACGAAACGCGCGCCGCGCTGGCGCGCGAATTCCAGGCAGCGGGGCGGCGCTTCGACTTGCGCGTGGTGGATAATCCCCGGCGCCTGTCCGCCGCCGCGCGCGAAGCGGCCGGGCAAGCGCGTGCGCAGGGCGGCGTGCTCGTCGGCGCGGGCGGCGATGGAACGCTCTGCACGGTCGCGGAAGCGGCGCTCGATGCCGGCGTGCCGTTCGGCGTGCTGCCGCGCGGCACCTTCAACTATTTCAGCCGCGATCACGGCATTCCCGCCGATCTCGACGAATCCACGAAACTGCTGCTCGACGCACGCGCGTATCCGGTTCAGGTCGGCTACGTGAACGAGCGCATGTTCATCGTCAACGCGAGCCTCGGGCTGTATCCGAAACTGCTGGAAGACCGCGAAGCCTACAAGCGGCAATTCGGCCGCAGCCGGCTCGTCGCGCTGGGGTCGGCGCTCTTCACGCTGCTGCGGCGGCATCGGCACTTGCGCCTGCACATCGAACACGAAGGACGCACCCGCGAAGTGCGGTCGTCGACGCTCTTCGTCGGCAACAACCGGCTACAACTGGAGCAGGTCGGCATGGCCGAAGCCCGCGCAGTGGAACAGGGTTTGCTCGTTGCCATGGCGCCGCGGCCCGTCGGGCGGCTCGCGCATCTGCTACTGTCGCTGCGCGGCGCGGCGGGACGTCTCGCCGATTCGGATCATGTGGAGAGCTTCACGTTCGACCGGATCACGGTCACGCGCCCATCGCGTCAATCGCGTGGCTCGCGTTCGACGGCCAGACGCCGCGTGAAAGTCGCCACCGATGGCGAGATCGCCTGGCTCGACATGCCGCTCGAATTCCGCGTGTCGGACCGGCCGCTGCTGTTGCTCAAACCGGAGCCCGCCGTGGCCGAAGCCAATCGCTCATGA
- a CDS encoding metallophosphoesterase has translation MTVLLQISDPHFGTERPKVVAALLRLAEAVPPDVVILSGDITQRARRYQFDEARAFLNTFGATPAVVVPGNHDIPLYDVFTRLVRPYANHQRAFGAELEPSFESPDVLVLGVNTTRPYRHKDGEVSMAQIRRVASRLEAASAAQLRVVVTHQPVAVTRAGDEKNLLHGRERAVPRWARAGADLILGGHIHLPYVLPLHDTFADLPRRVWAVQAGTALSSRTRSSVGNSVNVIRYACDAAGRRACVERWDYAETSGRFEQVARHELALDGVPQAAALTSAE, from the coding sequence ATGACCGTATTGCTGCAGATTTCCGATCCGCATTTCGGCACCGAGCGGCCTAAGGTCGTCGCGGCGCTGCTGCGTCTGGCTGAGGCCGTGCCGCCAGACGTCGTGATTCTTTCCGGCGACATCACGCAGCGTGCGCGCCGTTATCAGTTCGACGAGGCGCGCGCCTTCCTGAACACCTTCGGCGCAACGCCCGCCGTGGTCGTGCCGGGCAACCACGATATTCCGCTCTACGACGTGTTCACGCGGCTCGTTCGCCCTTACGCGAATCACCAGCGCGCGTTTGGCGCGGAGCTGGAGCCGTCGTTCGAATCGCCCGATGTGCTCGTGCTCGGGGTCAACACGACGCGGCCGTATCGTCACAAGGACGGCGAAGTGTCGATGGCGCAGATCCGGCGCGTCGCTTCGCGGCTGGAGGCGGCAAGCGCCGCGCAGTTGCGCGTCGTGGTCACGCACCAGCCGGTCGCGGTCACGCGGGCGGGCGACGAGAAAAACCTGCTGCACGGCCGGGAGCGCGCGGTGCCGCGCTGGGCGCGGGCGGGCGCGGATCTGATTCTCGGCGGCCATATTCACCTTCCGTACGTGCTGCCGCTGCACGATACCTTCGCGGACTTGCCGCGCCGCGTGTGGGCGGTGCAGGCGGGCACGGCGCTGTCCTCGCGCACGCGGTCGAGCGTCGGCAATTCGGTGAACGTGATCCGCTATGCGTGCGATGCGGCCGGGCGGCGCGCGTGTGTGGAACGCTGGGATTACGCGGAGACGAGCGGTCGCTTCGAACAGGTCGCGCGTCACGAACTCGCGCTCGACGGCGTGCCGCAGGCAGCGGCGCTGACATCGGCTGAATGA
- a CDS encoding MAPEG family protein, with the protein MSFELTMLAWTLVLALVQVLLPALLRNRETGIKYNTGPRDGPAPPPGKLTARLMRAQSNLFETLPVFAVAVLIVHVTGRENPLTHYGALAYFVARVVYVPLYAAGVPFLRSLAWLVSVVGIVQILVPII; encoded by the coding sequence ATGAGTTTCGAACTGACGATGCTGGCCTGGACGCTCGTGCTCGCGCTGGTGCAAGTGCTGCTGCCCGCGCTCCTGCGCAATCGCGAGACCGGAATCAAGTACAACACCGGCCCGCGCGACGGCCCCGCGCCGCCGCCCGGCAAGCTCACCGCGCGTCTGATGCGCGCGCAGTCGAATCTCTTCGAGACGCTGCCGGTGTTCGCGGTGGCCGTGCTGATCGTGCACGTGACGGGCCGCGAGAATCCGCTCACACACTACGGCGCGCTGGCCTACTTCGTCGCGCGCGTGGTTTATGTGCCGCTCTATGCGGCGGGCGTGCCGTTTTTGCGCTCGCTGGCGTGGCTCGTTTCCGTCGTAGGCATCGTGCAGATCCTCGTTCCCATCATCTAG
- a CDS encoding alpha/beta hydrolase, whose amino-acid sequence MSDSPSIVEIETAPNPEFAVILMHGLGADANDFVPLVPELRLADAPAVRFVFPNAPEIPVTANNGYVMRAWYDILSFEGINRKVDEAGIEASVERVRALIAEQNARGIPTERIFIAGFSQGGAMTYHAGLTHPEKLAGLIVLSGYIPSQGLIDASISEANRAAPVFAAHGSFDDVLDVRLGEEACEFARGHGCEVDWHAYPMAHTVCMEEVEALRAWFAARLTGH is encoded by the coding sequence ATGAGCGATTCACCGTCGATCGTCGAGATCGAAACCGCGCCGAATCCCGAGTTCGCCGTTATCCTGATGCACGGCCTCGGCGCCGACGCCAACGACTTCGTGCCGCTCGTGCCCGAACTGCGCCTCGCGGATGCGCCCGCCGTGCGCTTCGTGTTCCCGAACGCGCCGGAGATTCCGGTCACGGCGAACAACGGCTACGTGATGCGCGCGTGGTACGACATCCTGTCGTTCGAGGGCATCAACCGGAAGGTGGATGAAGCGGGCATCGAGGCGTCCGTCGAACGCGTGCGTGCGCTGATCGCCGAGCAGAACGCGCGCGGCATTCCGACCGAGCGGATTTTCATCGCGGGCTTTTCGCAGGGCGGCGCGATGACGTATCACGCCGGTCTCACGCATCCGGAAAAGCTCGCGGGCTTGATCGTGCTGTCGGGCTACATCCCGTCGCAAGGTCTAATCGATGCCTCCATCAGCGAAGCGAACCGCGCCGCGCCGGTGTTCGCCGCGCACGGGAGCTTCGACGACGTGCTCGACGTGCGGCTCGGCGAGGAAGCGTGCGAGTTCGCGCGCGGCCACGGTTGCGAAGTCGACTGGCACGCGTATCCGATGGCGCACACGGTCTGCATGGAAGAAGTCGAAGCGCTGCGGGCGTGGTTCGCGGCGCGGCTCACCGGCCACTGA